GTAAGACTGAAACAAGGATAGAAATGACCACAGCTAAATTCGTTCAAGGCCCAATTATGCGCCATATTTGGGTAATGAGTTCTACCGCGGCGGTAGGTATCTCAGCCCTGTTTGTGGTCGATTTGATTGATATCTTCTTCTTAAGCCTGTTAGGTGAGCAAGAGCTTGCTGCGGCCGTGGGTTATGCCGGCACCATTTCATTCTTTACCACATCAATAGGCATAGGACTCTCCATAGCCCTAGGGGCACTTGTATCACGCTCTATAGGTTCCAAACAACTGGATGTAGCCAAACGCTTATTGCTTAATAGTGCCATAGTCACCCTGTTTATCGCGGTGATCGTATCTGCGATAGTGACATATTTCATTCCTGAGCTCTTGGCCCTAGTTGGTGCTAAGGGTCATACTGCCAAGCTTGCTGCAGATTACTTGTACATTTTAGTACCTTCATTACCTTTCATCTGTTTGGCCATGGCACTTGGAGCGGCGCTAAGGGCCGTTGGAGATGCTAAGTTGTCTATGATATCTACCTTAGTCGGCGGTGGTGTCAATCTGGTGTTAGATCCCATTTTTATTTTCGCTATGAGCATGGGGATCGAAGGGGCAGCAGTTGCCTCTGTATTGGCTCGGTTGGCGGTCATGCTGGTGGCAGCACGGGGGGTTATCGTTAAACACAAGCTCTTTGGTCAGTTTACTCTGGATAACTTTATCGCAGATTTAAAGCCTATTTTTGCCATTGCAGGGCCTGCCATGATGACCAATGTCGCTACGCCAATTGGTAATGCCGTCGTCACTCGGGCCATCGCCGATTTCGGTGATGGCTATGTGGCGGGCTGGGCCGTATTAGGGCGTATAATTCCCGTGTCCTTCGGCATGATATTCGCGCTATCTGGTGCGGTAGGT
This portion of the Shewanella violacea DSS12 genome encodes:
- a CDS encoding MATE family efflux transporter, with amino-acid sequence MTTAKFVQGPIMRHIWVMSSTAAVGISALFVVDLIDIFFLSLLGEQELAAAVGYAGTISFFTTSIGIGLSIALGALVSRSIGSKQLDVAKRLLLNSAIVTLFIAVIVSAIVTYFIPELLALVGAKGHTAKLAADYLYILVPSLPFICLAMALGAALRAVGDAKLSMISTLVGGGVNLVLDPIFIFAMSMGIEGAAVASVLARLAVMLVAARGVIVKHKLFGQFTLDNFIADLKPIFAIAGPAMMTNVATPIGNAVVTRAIADFGDGYVAGWAVLGRIIPVSFGMIFALSGAVGPIIGQNFGAHEFERVQESLTKALQFCVLYVVSVSVILMLLQEQIISVFGMQGESAELIRFFCTYIAIFFVFSGALFVANASFNNLGKAKYSTLLNVGKATIGTIPFVYFGAKWGGVEGVLIGQVIGSVIFGILGVITAYALVEKVKQACLNETALDSEEPGKKIDPLDAELLPSSPNPLSSSCAQMAQINEE